One genomic window of Cupriavidus sp. P-10 includes the following:
- a CDS encoding IS256 family transposase: protein MSKDKGKEAVGLSEIELGLEELIRRGARRVIQEAIEVELAELLAQFSNVKTLSGQRAVVRNGYLPERDVLTAAGPIAVKVPKVRDRSGSGVKFNSAIVPPYVRKSPRVSAALPWLYLKGISTGDMSEALSVLLGEEAKGLSANVVSRLKAQWADEHARWNQRDLSAARYVYWWVDGIHTGLRSEGSDGQCLLVIIGVTPDGRKERVAIGDGYRESKASWQEVLLDLKSRGLQAGPLAAVGDGAMGFWAALEEVFPATRAQRCWFHKMGNVLNALPKSQHGRAKADLQAIWMAATRADAYAAFDRFATIYGAKYPKATGVLTKDRDSLLTFYDFPAEHWQHIRTTNAIESTFATVRHRTTRTRNCVSRATFLGLAFKLIEEAEKTWRRIRGAEHIELLLKGIPFKDGTPALDNPPDQQKLAA, encoded by the coding sequence ATGAGCAAGGATAAAGGTAAAGAAGCAGTCGGTCTATCGGAAATCGAGCTGGGGCTCGAGGAACTGATCAGGCGTGGGGCCCGGCGGGTCATCCAGGAGGCGATCGAAGTGGAACTTGCGGAGCTGCTTGCGCAGTTCAGTAACGTCAAGACATTGAGCGGCCAGCGCGCCGTGGTGCGCAATGGCTACCTCCCGGAGCGCGACGTGCTGACGGCTGCCGGACCGATTGCCGTGAAGGTGCCCAAGGTGCGTGACCGGTCCGGGTCTGGCGTGAAGTTCAACTCGGCGATCGTGCCGCCCTATGTGAGGAAGTCGCCGCGGGTGAGTGCGGCGCTGCCGTGGCTGTATCTGAAGGGGATCTCCACAGGCGACATGAGCGAGGCGCTGTCGGTGCTGCTGGGTGAGGAGGCCAAGGGGCTATCGGCCAACGTGGTAAGTCGCCTGAAGGCGCAGTGGGCAGACGAACATGCGCGCTGGAATCAGCGTGATCTGTCGGCGGCGCGCTATGTGTACTGGTGGGTGGATGGCATCCACACGGGCTTGCGCAGCGAGGGCTCGGACGGGCAATGCCTGCTGGTGATCATTGGCGTCACGCCCGATGGCAGGAAGGAGCGCGTGGCAATCGGTGACGGCTATCGGGAATCGAAGGCATCGTGGCAGGAGGTGCTGCTGGACCTGAAGTCGCGCGGCCTGCAGGCTGGCCCGCTGGCGGCGGTCGGCGATGGCGCCATGGGATTCTGGGCTGCCCTGGAGGAAGTGTTCCCGGCCACGCGCGCCCAGCGCTGCTGGTTCCACAAGATGGGCAATGTCCTGAACGCCTTGCCGAAGTCCCAGCACGGCCGCGCCAAGGCGGATCTGCAGGCGATCTGGATGGCGGCCACCCGGGCGGATGCCTATGCTGCCTTCGATCGCTTTGCAACGATCTACGGCGCCAAGTACCCCAAGGCCACCGGCGTGCTCACCAAGGATCGGGACAGCCTGTTGACCTTCTACGACTTCCCGGCCGAGCACTGGCAGCACATCCGCACCACCAACGCGATTGAATCGACCTTCGCGACCGTGCGTCACCGCACCACGCGCACGCGCAATTGCGTGTCCAGAGCGACCTTCCTCGGTCTGGCCTTCAAGCTGATCGAGGAAGCCGAGAAAACCTGGCGCCGCATCAGAGGCGCTGAACACATCGAACTGCTCTTGAAGGGCATCCCCTTCAAGGACGGAACCCCGGCGCTGGACAATCCGCCGGATCAGCAGAAACTCGCCGCCTGA
- a CDS encoding heavy metal sensor histidine kinase: MRARLAILFSLSSAAILLGLGVLTACSVDQIFADEDYAVLGDNIRRIQETVAVSQTKSIPARLGETLGQYPGIVAHVRAMDGSSLHATKGFDFSTAFDAVAKLGSDRNTFVFKQDGKVYRGMRAIAPAIGAQSTPLTIVVGLDTQLHAHSVRAFRVSLACYFTLAVFVSGMFGWWAARRGLAPLHSLATRARALTARNRDERMPVNALPVEVGNLVATVNAMLERVQYDFDRLSDFSSGLAHELRTPITNLMLQTQVALSQSRDADEYREVLESNAEELQRLTQMLSDMLYLAKIEHGITLPNVEAINAVDEVLSLFDFYDALAEDKGIHLHFDGQGKVTGDRLMLRRALSNLLSNALRYTPTGKEIRVQAREQGGSTSIVVQNDGEISPELLPLVFDRFFRADKSRTHADSDSVGLGLSITQAIMVAHGGEISAESSDGTTRFLLIFPRSAALG; the protein is encoded by the coding sequence CTGAGGGCGCGGCTCGCAATTCTCTTCTCGCTGTCCTCGGCTGCCATCTTACTAGGCTTGGGAGTACTCACTGCCTGCTCCGTAGATCAAATCTTTGCCGACGAAGATTATGCCGTGCTCGGGGACAATATTCGCCGGATCCAAGAGACCGTCGCGGTAAGCCAAACAAAGTCGATTCCTGCCAGGCTTGGTGAGACACTGGGTCAATATCCCGGAATTGTTGCGCACGTTCGCGCTATGGACGGTAGCAGTCTACATGCGACCAAGGGATTCGATTTCAGTACCGCCTTCGATGCCGTGGCGAAGCTCGGCTCAGACCGCAATACCTTTGTATTTAAGCAAGATGGAAAGGTGTACCGGGGTATGCGCGCCATTGCTCCCGCGATTGGCGCACAGTCCACGCCGCTGACAATTGTTGTCGGCTTGGATACACAACTACACGCGCACTCCGTGCGGGCATTCCGGGTGTCCCTGGCATGCTACTTCACGCTGGCGGTGTTTGTGAGCGGCATGTTCGGCTGGTGGGCTGCCCGGCGCGGACTGGCGCCGTTGCATTCCCTGGCCACACGCGCCCGGGCGCTCACCGCACGCAATCGTGACGAGCGCATGCCGGTCAATGCACTGCCCGTCGAGGTGGGAAACCTCGTAGCAACGGTGAACGCGATGCTCGAGCGCGTCCAGTATGACTTCGACCGTCTGTCGGATTTTTCTTCCGGCCTTGCTCACGAGTTACGCACGCCGATTACGAACTTGATGCTTCAGACGCAGGTCGCCCTGTCTCAATCCCGCGACGCCGATGAATACCGCGAGGTGTTAGAGTCCAACGCGGAGGAACTACAGCGTCTCACGCAGATGTTGTCCGACATGCTATACCTCGCGAAAATCGAGCATGGCATCACGTTGCCGAATGTCGAGGCGATCAACGCTGTGGATGAAGTGCTGTCGTTGTTTGACTTCTACGACGCGTTGGCGGAGGACAAAGGCATCCACCTGCATTTTGATGGGCAAGGGAAGGTTACCGGAGATCGTTTAATGTTACGCCGAGCGCTCAGCAATCTGCTCTCGAACGCGCTACGCTATACACCAACCGGCAAGGAGATCCGTGTCCAGGCACGCGAGCAGGGCGGGAGCACGTCGATCGTGGTCCAGAACGACGGCGAGATCAGTCCCGAGCTGCTGCCATTGGTATTTGACCGCTTTTTCCGTGCCGACAAGTCAAGGACACATGCCGATTCTGACAGCGTAGGGCTAGGGCTTTCTATTACGCAAGCCATCATGGTTGCGCATGGCGGAGAGATATCGGCGGAATCGTCGGATGGCACTACCCGCTTCCTCTTGATTTTCCCCCGGAGCGCGGCTTTAGGCTAG
- a CDS encoding DUF4158 domain-containing protein, whose protein sequence is MATVERTAYPRFPKVFSTKELQACYTPDAEELEWATRSTRGQGPRLGLLVLLKVFQQLHYFPNLDSIAVVVIGHVRASAGLAPDAAFGYDRKLSPTLYRHYTAVREFLGVQPYIGTDANEVTIRAAREAAETMDQQVDIINVTIDALILHQVELQAFSTLSRNRGRASLEACAPWPARP, encoded by the coding sequence ATGGCCACCGTCGAGCGTACCGCCTACCCGCGTTTCCCGAAGGTGTTCTCCACCAAAGAGCTTCAGGCGTGCTACACGCCGGATGCCGAGGAACTGGAGTGGGCCACCCGCTCAACCCGTGGACAAGGTCCGCGACTTGGCTTGCTGGTGCTGCTGAAGGTCTTCCAGCAACTGCATTACTTCCCCAACCTGGACAGCATTGCTGTCGTCGTAATCGGCCACGTGCGCGCCAGCGCGGGTCTGGCGCCAGATGCCGCGTTTGGCTATGACCGCAAGCTGTCCCCCACGCTGTACCGGCATTACACGGCGGTGCGCGAATTTCTCGGCGTCCAGCCCTATATTGGCACCGATGCCAACGAGGTCACGATCCGTGCTGCGCGCGAAGCCGCGGAAACGATGGACCAGCAGGTGGACATCATCAACGTCACCATCGATGCGCTGATCCTGCACCAGGTCGAGCTGCAAGCGTTCTCCACCCTATCGCGCAATCGCGGGCGTGCCAGCCTCGAAGCTTGCGCTCCCTGGCCAGCCAGGCCATGA
- the tnpC gene encoding Tn3 family transposase post-transcriptional regulator TnpC, which translates to MPDTDTPYGRVDTEALQALRDTFDTTTILRVVDQLDAIRARCCEPAGLRDDLLRLHGMAHTLINGAALSYPTTGPTFVDQAEAIIEELDDWIVLLKRAVQALRAGAASPPRR; encoded by the coding sequence ATGCCTGATACCGATACCCCTTACGGCAGGGTCGACACCGAGGCGTTGCAAGCGCTTCGGGACACGTTCGACACGACCACCATCCTGCGCGTGGTGGACCAACTCGATGCGATCCGCGCACGTTGCTGTGAGCCAGCCGGGCTGCGCGACGATCTGCTGCGCTTGCACGGCATGGCACATACTCTGATCAACGGCGCCGCATTGTCGTATCCAACCACTGGCCCGACCTTCGTGGACCAAGCCGAGGCCATCATAGAGGAACTGGACGACTGGATCGTGCTGCTCAAGCGCGCCGTGCAAGCGCTGCGCGCTGGAGCCGCTTCGCCCCCGCGACGATAG
- the merR gene encoding Hg(II)-responsive transcriptional regulator, whose product MGPNLESLTIGAFAKAAGVNVETIRFYQRKGLLPEPDKPYGSIRRYGEADVTRVRFVKAAQRLGFSLEEIGELLRLEDGTHCEEASSLAGRKLNDVRAKLADLRRMEAVLAELVCACHARQGNVSCPLIASLQAGRVRQRA is encoded by the coding sequence ATGGGGCCTAATTTGGAGAGTTTGACCATTGGCGCCTTCGCCAAGGCGGCCGGGGTCAATGTGGAAACCATCCGGTTCTACCAGCGCAAGGGGTTGCTGCCGGAGCCGGACAAGCCTTATGGCAGCATCCGCCGCTATGGCGAAGCGGATGTGACGCGCGTGCGGTTCGTGAAAGCGGCCCAGCGGTTGGGATTCAGCCTGGAAGAAATCGGCGAGCTGCTTCGGCTGGAGGACGGCACCCATTGCGAGGAGGCCAGCAGCCTGGCCGGGCGCAAGCTCAATGACGTGCGCGCGAAGCTGGCCGACCTCAGACGCATGGAAGCCGTACTGGCCGAACTGGTGTGCGCCTGCCATGCCCGACAGGGCAACGTTTCCTGCCCGCTGATCGCGTCGCTGCAAGCGGGAAGAGTGCGCCAAAGGGCGTAG
- the merT gene encoding mercuric ion transporter MerT, translating to MSEPQRGRRALFAGGLAAILASTCCLGPLVLVALGFSGAWIGNLTALEPYRPLFIGTALVALFFGWRHIFRPAQICKPGEACAIPQVRATYKLIFWVVALLVLVALGFPYVMPFFY from the coding sequence ATGTCGGAACCGCAACGCGGGCGCCGTGCCCTCTTCGCCGGCGGACTCGCCGCCATCCTCGCCTCCACCTGCTGCCTGGGGCCGCTGGTGCTGGTGGCGCTCGGTTTCAGCGGAGCCTGGATCGGTAACCTGACCGCACTGGAGCCATATCGGCCCCTGTTTATCGGCACGGCGCTGGTGGCGCTGTTCTTTGGCTGGCGGCACATTTTCCGCCCGGCGCAGATTTGCAAGCCAGGCGAGGCCTGCGCCATCCCGCAGGTACGCGCCACCTACAAGCTCATTTTCTGGGTCGTCGCCCTTCTGGTTCTGGTTGCGCTTGGATTTCCCTACGTGATGCCATTTTTCTACTGA
- the merP gene encoding mercury resistance system periplasmic binding protein MerP, whose product MKKLFAALALAAVAPAWAAMQTVTLSVPGMTCESCPITVKKALSKVDGVSKTDVGFEKRQAVVTFDDAKTSVQELTKATENAGYPSSVKR is encoded by the coding sequence TTGAAGAAGCTGTTTGCCGCCCTCGCTCTCGCCGCCGTTGCCCCCGCGTGGGCCGCCATGCAAACCGTCACGCTGTCCGTGCCGGGCATGACCTGCGAGAGCTGCCCGATCACGGTCAAGAAAGCGCTTTCCAAGGTCGACGGCGTGAGCAAGACCGATGTGGGCTTCGAAAAGCGCCAGGCCGTCGTCACCTTCGATGATGCGAAGACCAGTGTGCAGGAACTGACCAAGGCGACCGAGAACGCGGGCTATCCGTCCAGCGTCAAGCGGTAA
- the merC gene encoding organomercurial transporter MerC, with protein MGCASCFPAIAGLGAAIGLGFLSQYEGLFISVLLPVFAGIALLANATAWLNHRQWQRTALGVIGPLLVLAAVYLTVGWRSEALLYVGLAFMVGVSIWDFVAPAKRCGAPDTCELPAKRG; from the coding sequence ATGGGTTGCGCGAGTTGTTTTCCCGCCATCGCCGGCCTGGGCGCGGCCATCGGCCTGGGCTTCCTGAGCCAGTACGAGGGACTGTTCATTAGCGTCCTGCTGCCAGTGTTCGCCGGCATCGCGCTGCTCGCCAATGCGACCGCCTGGCTTAACCATCGGCAGTGGCAACGAACCGCGCTCGGCGTGATCGGCCCACTCCTGGTGCTGGCTGCGGTCTATTTGACGGTTGGCTGGCGCAGCGAAGCGCTGCTCTATGTCGGCCTGGCCTTTATGGTCGGGGTATCGATCTGGGATTTCGTCGCGCCAGCCAAGCGTTGCGGCGCACCGGACACCTGTGAACTACCGGCCAAGCGCGGATAG
- the merA gene encoding mercury(II) reductase — MTHLKITGMTCDSCAAHVKDVLEKVPGVRSALVSYPKGTAQIATEPGTSPGALIAAVAGLGYRAMLAEAPPAEKQGGLLDKALGWLGGGDKGGESAVALRIAVIGSGGAAMAAALKAVEQGAQVTLIERGTIGGTCVNVGCVPSKIMIRAAHVAHLRRASPFDNGIQATPPAIVRARLLAQQQARVEELRHAKYEGILASTPAITVLRGEVHFQNGHTLSVHLAAGGEREVAFDRCLIATGASAAVPPIPGLKDTPYWTSNEALASATLPKRLAVIGSSVVAVELAQAFARLGSQVKILARSRLLFREDPAIGEAVTAAFRVEDITVLEHTQASHVAYANGEFVLTTGHGEIRADQLLVATGRAPNTRELALEAAGVTVNAQGAIVIDNGMRTTAQHIYAAGDCTNQPQFVYVAAAAGSRAAINMTGGDAALDLSAVPAVVFTDPQVATVGYGEAEAHHDGIETDSRLLTLDNVPRALANFDTRGFIKLVVDAGSDRLIGVQAVAPEAGELIQTAALAIRARMTVQELADQLFPYLTMVEGLKLAAQTFSKDVSQLSCCAG; from the coding sequence ATGACCCACTTGAAGATTACTGGCATGACCTGCGATTCGTGCGCCGCGCACGTCAAGGACGTCTTGGAAAAAGTGCCGGGCGTGCGGTCGGCGCTCGTGTCCTACCCGAAGGGCACGGCGCAGATTGCTACCGAGCCCGGCACCTCGCCGGGTGCGCTGATCGCAGCCGTGGCCGGACTCGGCTACCGGGCCATGCTCGCCGAGGCGCCACCCGCAGAAAAGCAAGGCGGGCTCCTTGACAAGGCGCTGGGCTGGCTGGGTGGCGGTGACAAGGGCGGGGAGAGCGCCGTTGCGCTGCGCATCGCCGTCATCGGCAGCGGCGGCGCCGCGATGGCGGCGGCACTCAAGGCCGTCGAGCAAGGTGCGCAAGTGACCCTGATCGAGCGCGGCACCATCGGCGGTACCTGCGTCAACGTCGGCTGCGTGCCGTCCAAGATCATGATCCGTGCGGCCCACGTGGCCCACCTGCGCCGCGCAAGCCCGTTCGACAACGGCATCCAGGCCACGCCGCCGGCGATCGTGCGCGCGCGCCTGCTCGCCCAGCAGCAGGCGCGCGTGGAGGAACTGCGCCACGCCAAGTACGAAGGCATCCTGGCCAGCACGCCGGCCATCACGGTGCTGCGCGGCGAGGTCCACTTCCAGAACGGGCATACCCTGAGCGTGCACCTGGCCGCGGGCGGCGAGCGCGAGGTGGCCTTTGACCGCTGCCTGATCGCCACTGGCGCCAGCGCGGCCGTGCCGCCGATCCCCGGCCTGAAGGACACCCCCTACTGGACCTCGAACGAGGCGCTGGCCAGCGCCACTCTGCCCAAGCGGCTGGCCGTGATCGGCTCGTCGGTGGTAGCGGTGGAGCTGGCGCAGGCCTTTGCCCGGCTCGGCAGTCAGGTCAAGATCCTGGCACGCAGCAGGCTGCTCTTCCGCGAGGACCCGGCGATCGGCGAGGCCGTCACGGCCGCCTTCCGCGTCGAGGACATCACGGTGCTGGAACACACGCAGGCCAGCCATGTAGCCTACGCGAACGGCGAATTCGTGCTCACCACCGGGCACGGCGAAATCCGCGCCGACCAGTTGCTGGTCGCTACCGGCCGCGCCCCCAACACGCGTGAGCTGGCACTGGAGGCGGCGGGGGTGACGGTCAACGCGCAGGGCGCCATCGTCATCGACAATGGCATGCGCACCACCGCGCAACACATCTACGCCGCCGGCGACTGCACCAACCAGCCGCAATTCGTTTACGTGGCCGCCGCGGCCGGCTCACGCGCGGCGATCAATATGACCGGAGGCGATGCCGCGCTTGATCTGAGCGCCGTGCCTGCGGTCGTGTTCACCGACCCGCAGGTCGCCACCGTGGGCTACGGCGAGGCGGAAGCGCACCACGACGGCATCGAGACCGATAGCCGGCTGCTGACGCTCGACAACGTGCCGCGCGCGCTCGCCAATTTCGACACGCGCGGCTTCATCAAGCTGGTCGTCGACGCAGGATCGGACCGCTTGATCGGCGTGCAGGCGGTGGCGCCGGAAGCGGGCGAACTGATCCAGACGGCAGCATTGGCGATCCGGGCGCGGATGACCGTGCAGGAGCTGGCAGACCAGTTGTTCCCGTACCTGACAATGGTCGAGGGCCTGAAGCTCGCGGCGCAGACGTTCAGTAAAGACGTGAGCCAGCTATCCTGTTGTGCCGGATGA
- a CDS encoding FTR1 family protein codes for MQALRIFSLVLISWVLSVSTLSAEPLSTQDKAKQVWQLLDYLAVDYGGSVKDSRVTNEAEYVEMQEFAQTIERQLGELPPGPTSEQLSKEAGALRLSIAAKASPESVAEQARTLASGVLAAYPIPMAPSKAPDLQKGAKLYQSQCASCHGVSGNADGPLAAKLNPPPIALADHARAQERSIFALQQIITRGVEGTSMPGFAHLSEDDRWALAYFASTLSYSKADRQAGAKLWTAEPGLRAAVPTLDKLSQTSEAALAKSVGAQTARDGLAYLRSSPDVLAASTTDSLSIAKTKLKESVAALDMGDTRVASQLALSAYLDGFEPVEPALAAKSHTLSLDIEKTMGLYRNAVANGQTERAHDIATRLQSKLDEAQEALAGTNDAVSTFLGAFTILLREGLEALLVVVAMLAFLKKANRTDVLPYVHAGWITALGAGGLTWAVATYVVDLSGASREMTEGFSAVFAAVVLLGVGMWMHQKSLAGRWQSYVKEKLSSALNRKSAFMLFLLSFVTVYREVFETVLFYAALWSDGNGAYMLAGLGSGIAVLGVIAIVLLRSTARLPIRQFFSFSSALVGVLAVVLIGKGVAALQKVGLLQVTPLSMPRIDVLGVYPSVQTIAAQVAILLIIIASVTYNLRSQRTARM; via the coding sequence ATGCAAGCCCTGCGCATCTTCTCCCTCGTTCTAATTTCCTGGGTGCTTTCCGTTTCGACGTTGAGCGCTGAGCCCTTATCAACACAAGACAAAGCCAAGCAAGTCTGGCAATTGCTGGACTACCTTGCCGTTGACTATGGCGGTTCAGTCAAAGATAGCCGCGTCACCAACGAGGCTGAATATGTTGAGATGCAAGAGTTCGCCCAGACGATCGAGCGACAGCTAGGCGAACTGCCGCCAGGACCGACCTCCGAACAACTAAGCAAGGAAGCTGGCGCATTGCGTTTGTCCATCGCAGCGAAGGCCTCGCCAGAAAGTGTCGCCGAACAGGCTCGGACGTTGGCCAGCGGAGTCCTCGCAGCCTACCCTATCCCTATGGCCCCGAGCAAAGCGCCTGATTTGCAGAAAGGCGCCAAGCTCTATCAAAGCCAGTGCGCGTCCTGTCACGGCGTATCCGGTAACGCGGACGGCCCGCTTGCAGCAAAACTCAACCCGCCCCCGATTGCGCTGGCCGACCACGCACGCGCGCAGGAACGCAGCATCTTTGCCCTGCAACAGATCATCACGCGCGGCGTGGAGGGAACATCGATGCCGGGCTTTGCCCATCTCTCCGAAGACGACCGATGGGCCCTTGCCTATTTTGCTTCGACGCTGTCTTATTCAAAGGCTGACCGCCAGGCAGGCGCCAAGCTTTGGACAGCTGAGCCGGGACTCCGCGCGGCGGTTCCCACGCTCGACAAGCTTAGCCAGACCTCGGAGGCGGCTCTTGCTAAATCGGTTGGCGCACAGACTGCTCGTGATGGCTTGGCGTACCTGCGTAGCTCACCCGATGTATTAGCCGCATCGACCACCGACAGCCTCTCGATCGCCAAGACCAAGCTGAAGGAAAGTGTCGCTGCGCTGGACATGGGAGACACGCGAGTCGCCTCACAACTGGCTTTGTCCGCGTATCTCGATGGGTTCGAACCAGTTGAGCCTGCGTTGGCAGCCAAGAGCCATACTCTCTCCCTGGATATCGAGAAGACGATGGGCCTCTATCGCAATGCTGTGGCGAATGGCCAGACAGAGCGCGCGCATGACATCGCAACGCGGCTGCAGTCAAAGCTCGATGAGGCACAGGAAGCGCTCGCCGGCACCAATGACGCTGTCTCGACCTTCCTTGGCGCCTTTACGATTCTGCTTCGTGAAGGGCTTGAAGCGCTGTTGGTGGTCGTGGCGATGCTGGCGTTCCTGAAAAAGGCCAATCGCACTGACGTCCTTCCTTATGTTCACGCGGGTTGGATCACCGCGCTGGGAGCCGGTGGATTGACGTGGGCGGTCGCCACCTATGTTGTCGATCTGAGCGGCGCAAGTCGTGAAATGACCGAAGGCTTCTCCGCCGTCTTCGCGGCGGTCGTCCTCCTCGGCGTTGGCATGTGGATGCACCAGAAGAGTCTGGCGGGACGCTGGCAATCGTACGTGAAGGAGAAGCTGTCGTCGGCATTGAACAGGAAGTCGGCGTTTATGCTCTTCCTGCTATCGTTCGTTACGGTCTACCGGGAAGTATTTGAGACGGTGCTCTTCTACGCGGCTCTGTGGTCCGATGGCAACGGTGCCTATATGCTCGCCGGACTCGGTTCCGGTATTGCTGTGCTGGGAGTGATCGCGATAGTTCTCCTGCGATCCACAGCTCGTTTGCCGATTCGCCAGTTTTTTTCGTTCAGTTCCGCCTTGGTTGGTGTGCTTGCCGTCGTCCTGATCGGCAAGGGCGTCGCCGCACTACAGAAAGTCGGCTTGTTGCAGGTGACGCCGCTCTCAATGCCGCGCATCGATGTCTTGGGTGTCTACCCCTCTGTGCAAACCATTGCCGCGCAAGTGGCCATTCTCCTCATCATCATTGCCAGCGTGACCTATAACCTGCGATCGCAACGTACCGCGAGGATGTGA
- a CDS encoding phosphatase PAP2 family protein has translation MSSTTVLYDWGGWNRELFLLVNEGTPAMLLPLAKLSSYVLGNYWTAPAVMAGFWVWSRTTAEVDPSVALRAQLARFVAAFGIAFAVVGLSKLLFDFPRPAAVFGHLWHSIGPIETHYSLPSGHSTYAALVAGALWPMVRARWRLALIAYVALVGWSRLAAGMHFPADVLVGWMIALGSLAVSSRLLQGLLNVPRIVASE, from the coding sequence ATGAGTTCGACGACTGTTCTCTACGACTGGGGCGGCTGGAATCGAGAGCTCTTCCTACTGGTCAATGAAGGCACGCCGGCAATGCTCTTGCCTCTGGCCAAGCTGTCTAGCTACGTGCTGGGCAACTATTGGACCGCGCCTGCGGTCATGGCTGGCTTTTGGGTCTGGTCAAGAACAACCGCGGAGGTAGACCCATCGGTAGCGCTCCGCGCTCAGTTGGCTCGATTCGTAGCCGCATTCGGGATTGCGTTTGCTGTAGTTGGACTATCAAAGTTGCTATTCGATTTTCCGAGGCCGGCTGCCGTGTTCGGCCACCTGTGGCATTCAATCGGTCCGATCGAAACGCACTACAGCCTGCCGAGTGGACATTCCACGTATGCCGCTCTGGTTGCTGGTGCGTTATGGCCGATGGTCCGCGCGCGCTGGCGGCTGGCTCTAATTGCCTATGTGGCGCTGGTCGGCTGGTCGCGTTTGGCCGCAGGCATGCACTTCCCGGCGGACGTCTTGGTGGGCTGGATGATAGCGCTCGGCAGCTTGGCTGTTTCGAGCCGGTTATTGCAGGGCCTGCTTAACGTACCGAGGATCGTCGCGTCGGAGTAA
- a CDS encoding DUF5666 domain-containing protein — translation MKQNARSTMRTLFFAVSALVSSVALAHSDDVEGVVDRIDNKARSFVIKGQTIYVDADTKYDDGLTRFEDIKIGDRLEVDVHEKNGRKVAHEIDRED, via the coding sequence ATGAAACAAAATGCACGATCAACGATGCGGACCCTGTTTTTTGCTGTGAGTGCGCTGGTGAGCTCGGTGGCGCTGGCGCATTCCGATGACGTTGAGGGTGTCGTCGACAGGATCGATAACAAGGCGAGGAGCTTCGTCATCAAGGGTCAGACAATTTATGTCGACGCCGATACGAAGTACGACGATGGACTGACCCGCTTTGAGGACATCAAAATCGGAGACCGACTTGAGGTCGACGTTCATGAGAAGAATGGTCGTAAAGTCGCGCATGAGATCGACAGGGAGGACTAA